One stretch of Erpetoichthys calabaricus chromosome 14, fErpCal1.3, whole genome shotgun sequence DNA includes these proteins:
- the sult2st2 gene encoding sulfotransferase family 2, cytosolic sulfotransferase 2 isoform X2 — MSEEDLYMVYRGVVVPKAVHTPESLQYAEEFNVREGDVFVSTYPKSGTTWMQEILTLIMSGGDFTPVLTLPNWDRVPWLEEHRTKELQMNERPSPRTLSTHLHYHMMPKSFYNSKAKVIYVLRNPKDVYTSSYYYYQMATYLVDPGTPDEFLMKFLDGKVMFGSWFDHVKGWLSAKEQVLYISYEEMIADLKGSVSKVCTFLDKPLSEEVMEKIADHCTFKNMKQNKMSNYSLVPKEFMDQTKSNFLRKGISGDWKNLVTVAQAELFDSVYKEKMKGIEYKFYWDEN; from the exons ATGAGCGAAGAGGACCTCTACATGGTCTACAGGGGGGTGGTCGTCCCTAAAGCCGTGCACACCCCCGAGAGCCTGCAGTACGCAGAAGAGTTTAACGTGCGCGAAGGAGACGTCTTCGTCTCGACCTACCCCAAGTCCG GGACAACTTGGATGCAGGAGATTTTGACTCTCATTATGAGTGGCGGCGATTTCACTCCGGTGCTGACCCTGCCCAACTGGGACAGAGTGCCATGGTTGGAGGAGCACAGAACAAAAGAACTACAAATGAATGAAAGGCCTTCTCCCCGAACCCTCTCCACACATTTGCATTACCACATGATGCCCAAATCATTCTACAATTCCAAAGCAAAG gTCATCTATGTCTTGCGTAATCCCAAAGATGTCTATACCTCCTCCTACTATTATTATCAAATGGCAACTTATCTAGTGGACCCTGGAACTCCAGATGAATTCCTCATGAAATTTCTGGATGGAAAAG TGATGTTTGGCTCTTGGTTTGACCATGTGAAGGGGTGGCTCAGTGCCAAGGAACAAGTCCTTTACATCTCCTATGAAGAGATGATAGCT GATCTTAAGGGCTCAGTTTCAAAAGTCTGCACTTTCCTGGACAAGCCCCTAAGCGAAGAAGTCATGGAGAAGATAGCAGatcactgtacatttaaaaacatgaagcaaaacaaaatgtccaACTATTCGTTGGTCCCAAAGGAGTTTATGGatcaaacaaaatcaaatttCCTGAGAAAAG GGATCTCTGGGGACTGGAAGAATTTAGTCACTGTTGCACAGGCTGAACTGTTTGACTCGGTCtacaaggaaaaaatgaaagggaTTGAGTACAAGTTTTACTGGGATGAAAACTAA